In the Cerasicoccus sp. TK19100 genome, CAGTAAGTCACCACGAGCGGGAACCGTAGCAGACCACCGATAAACAAGGCCTTATTGGTGTCTCCCACGCTTCGCGTTGCGAGGCTTCGCTGGGCCTGCGTCTGGTCGCAACCGTAGTAAGCCAGATAGAGAAAAAATCCGCCCAGCAGCATTGGCCAAAAGGCAAAAGTCTGCCCATCACCCAGCCCCGTGCCCGAAAAATCGATAGCCTGCTTTCGCTCTGGCGGGAAAATGGCCAGGGTATCGCCGATGCCTCCATTGATGTTCACCGCCACCACCACTGCTGCGATCACCGAGCCAAATATCAGGACGATCTGGATCACGTCCGACCAAATCACGGCCTTCATGCCGCCGAGAAAATCGTAAATAATCGTCGCCGCCATCAGGATCAGCACAGCCATGAGAAAATCCACCTGTAGCACGCGCGCGATCATCAGGCCGACGCCAAAGATCGTCACCCCGGTCGCAAAGGCGCGCAGGATCAGAAACAAGCCCGAGAGCAGCAGACGCGCCCGCAGGTCGAACCGGTCTTCCACGTATTGATAAACCGAAATAAGGTTCAGGCTGCGAAGCGCGGGCATGATCAGCAGCATCAGCCCGATCATCGCAAACGGCACGCCCAGCTCATACTGCAGCCAGACCAAGCCTCCGTTGAAGGCGACAAAGGCCGGCACGCCGAGCAGGCTATTCGTCGAGCATTGCGTCGCCATCGTCGATAAGGCGATCGCCAGCGGCCCCGAGCTGTTGCCGCCCAAGTAGTAGTCCTTCCGGTTGTGCTGACCGCGCGACAACCAGGCGCTCATGGCAATCAAACCAATCAGATAGGCGAATATAATCACCCAATCAAGCGGCCCGAAATTACCGTTCTCCGATGGCATGCAATAAGCCGTAAGGACGAATGTCGCCGCCGACAATGACCTTTTCGGCTAAGCCTCGCCCAAACGCCAAATTTGTGCGCGCCCCTTGCGCTGACTACGGTCCAGCCGGATGTCACTTTGCAACTGCTTTGCCCACTCCGGGCAAGGGCGCTCGTAAGGCAAGTCTGCTGATTCCTTCAATTCCCGCCAAGTCAAGCCACCGGGCGTTTGCCGGAGTTGGGTTTGGATACGTTCCCTGAATTCCACGTAGGTCACTCATCCGAAGGTAACAGCACGGGCTGCCCGCCGTCGAGAAAATCCTGCAAGATCAGCGCCGCAGCGCGGGAGTCGAGATTGCCACTACGGCGCTCCTGCTGCTTGGCCTTCACCGACTTTTTGGAGCGGCTTTTTTGCGGCTTGTTGGTGCGCATCTGAGACTCGGCAGCCTGCGAGGTCAGGCGTTCGTCAGTGCGGTGAACCGGCAGGCCAAACTTGGCCTCCAACTCCGCAATAAAGGCGTCGACCTCCTTGGCCTTAAAGCCGACCGAGCCGTCCATATTAAAGGGATAGCCCACAACCAGCTCGCCAATGCGCCGCTGCTGAATCTCGCGCCCGATATGCGCCAATCGCGCCTCCCGGGTCGGCTCCACTGCCGCCGGGATCGGCACCGCCAGGCGCACGTCGCCATCGCCCGTGCTCAAGCCAATGCGTTTCTCACCGTAGTCTATACCCAGGTAGTTCATGCGTTATTCAGGATTAACTACGAATATCGCGAATGCACGCGGATTCTTTGCACGTCACGATAAGCCGTGCGGAAACGCTCTGTCGTTTCCACCCGGCAACTCAACCGCATACTTTCGCGATACTCCTGGTGCTCAACTTGCCTACATCAACTTCTGCCAAGTCGCATCAGCGCCAAGTTGCTTGACTAGCTTCTTGATCTCCTGGGCCTTGTCCTTGGGGCACACGAGGGTCGCGTCCTTGGTGCGGACTACGATCATGTCGTCCACGCCGACGAGGGCCAACAGGTGGCCGTCGCCGTTTTCGCTGAGGACAATGTTACCACTGCCCTGCTCGACCCAGCCATCGCCCTTGATGACATTTTCGGCGGCGTCCTTGTCGTGGTGGCGGGCTATTGCGGGCCACGCACCAACGTCATCCCAGTCAAAAGCCGAGGGCAGCGTTACCACGTTGTCAGCCTTTTCCATGAGGGCGAAGTCGATGGAGATCTTCTCGAAAGTCGGGTATTCGCGGGCCAGCAACTCGTCGATGGGCTCCTTGGCGGCCAGGGCGGTCTTCACCTTCTCCAGCGAGGCGTAGAGTGAGGGTGAGTGCTGCGCAAAAGCGGCGTCAACCGTGTTAACGGTCCACACAAACATGCCGGCATTCCAATAATACTCGCCGGATTCCACGTACTGCTTGGCGGTCTCCAAGTCGGGCTTTTCGACGAAGCGCTGCACCTTAAATACCGGCAAGCCGTCGAGCTCGTCATACTGCTCGCCCTTATGAACGTAGCCAAAGCCGGTCGCCGGATACTGCGGCTCAATGCCGACGGTAACGAGTACCGACTGCTTCGCGGCGGCCTCAAAGGCGGCCCCCAATACGCGGCGAAAGCCCGCGCCATCGTGAATCACGTGGTCGGCTGGCAACATGGCAAAAACGCCCTCCGGGTCACGTGCGCGGACGAGCTCCATGGCCAGACCAACGGCAGGCGCGGTGTCACGGCCAACGGGCTCGGCGATCACGTTGTCCGCCGGCAGCATCGGGCATACGTCGATCACTGCGTCGCGCTGCTCGGCATTGGTAATGATCAACACGTTGGCCATCGGGACCAATCCCTCGAGGCGTTCCACGGTCTGCGTGAGCATCGGCTTTTCGCCAACGATCGGCAGCAGGTGCTTTGGGCGGCGTAAACGGCTTTGTGGCCAGAAGCGCTCACCGCGCCCCCCAGCCATGATAACGACGAATTTTTCGGGCATGAAGATCAGCATGTCCAAGCCATCCACAAGTTCAATCCCGTTCCTTGTTTTTTACTCGCTCTGAGGGAACATAATCGACAATTAATTATGTTTATATTATAAAAACATGGGAACTCTGTAATTGAATTGGGGTTTCAATCTGCTAGAATCACTCCTGTTATGAACAAAGCCATCATTCGCTCCCTCTTTACTTTTCTGCTTTTCTGCGGCCTTGCACAAGCCAAAGAGGAGTTTCGCGAATTCACCAGCGCCAGCGGCCAAACCATGATTGCCCGACCGGTTGCGGTTATTGGGAGCAATGTTCGCATTGAGCGCGAGGACGGCTCGGAGTTCAATGTCGACGTCACCATATTTTCCAAGGAAGACCAGGCCTACCTCAAGAGTTGGACGCTGAAGTTTTTGGTCGACCAAGGGCGTTTGTTGAAAATTAACGCCAAGGGCTCCAGCAGCAATCCCGAGAAATCCCAAACCGAATCCACCAAAATGAAAACCTGGGAGGGCTTTTACTTGGTCAATGTTGAAAACATCAGCGACATTGATATCGACGACCTGCGAATCGAATACGAACTCTTTGTTTACGACGACCTTGCCGCAGCGGACAAGAGAAGAGCCGGCGACATTGATTCGAAGACCGGCACCTTTGATGTTAAACGACTTTCCGCGCGCAAATCCGTCGATTTCGAATCCGAGCACGTCAAAATGATGGAGACCGAACTCAAATCGGGCTGGCGTTACATCAATGGCGGCGACGAGGAATCCAAGGACAAGCTGGAAGGCATTCGCATGAAAATCTATTCCGGCAAGGAGCTGCTCATGCGCTACGCCACTACCGACAACCTCTGGAGCAAATACAAGTAAGCCGCCGCGAAGTAAGAAATCGCTTTGCAATGTGAGCCGCGGGCGATTCTCTGTCAGGCATGTCCCTGACACCGGAGCAAATTTCCCGTTACTCGCGCCACGTGCGCCTGCCTCAAGTCGGCCTCGAAGGCCAGGAAAAGCTGGCCAAGGCCCGCGTGCTAATAGTCGGCCTCGGCGGTCTGGGCAGCCCGGCTTCACTCTACTTGGCGGCAGCGGGCATCGGCACCTTGGGGCTGGCGGAATTCGACGCCGTCGAGCCGCATAATCTCCAGCGCCAAATCCTGCATGGTGACGCCGATTCCGGCCGCTCCAAACTGGAATCGGGTATGGAGAGCCTGCGCGCCATCAACCCGGGTATCCAATTAATCCCCCATCCTGAGGGTGTCCAGGCCGACAACGCGGTGGACCTCTTTAGCCAGTACGACGTCATCGTTGACGGCACAGACAATTTCCCCACGCGTTACTTAAATAACGACGCCGCATTCTTCGCCGGCAAGCCGCTGGTTTATGGCAGCGTATTCCAGTTCGAGGGGCAGGTCTCGCTTTTTGAACCGCGTGCTGGTGGCCCTTGCTACCGTTGCCTGTTCCCGCAAATGCCGGAGCCCGGCACGGTGCCCAATTGTGAGGAGGCTGGTGTCTTCGGCGCGCTATGCGGCGTAATCGGCAGCTACCAGGCAATGGAGGCGATCAAGCGCATCGTGGGCATTGGCGAGAGCTTACAGGGCCGCCTGCTGGTCGTTGACAGCCTGGCTCAGCGCCACCGCACACTCAAGCTCAAGCCCGATCCGCAGTGCCCGCTTTGTGGTGAGGCCCCCGCGATTACAGAAATCAAGGCGGACACCTACGAGTGGTCTTGCGCCGAGCCGGAAACTCCGGCAGAAGAGTCCCCCATGGAAGTTACCGTTCAAGATGCGCACAGCTTGCTCCAGCACGAGAACCCGCCCGCCTTGCTCGACGTCCGCGAGGACTTCGAGGTCGCGATCTGCAAGATCGACGGTGCCCGCGTCATCCCACTCGGCGAACTTCCCGAGCGCTACACCGAGCTCGACGCCAAGCAACCGCTGCTCGTTTACTGCCACCACGGCATGCGCAGCCTGAAGGCCGCCCACTTCTTACGTTCCAAGGGAGTTGAAACCGCCACGAGTATCGCCGGCGGCATCGATGCCTGGGCCCGCGAAATCGAGCCCGGCATAGCGCGGTATTAAGCGTAGCCGCTAAGGTTAATTTACTTCGGCAAGGTCGCCAGAACGCGCTGACCGTCTTGCTCGATGAGCGTCGCTTTGACGCCGAAAACATCGCTAACCACCTCGGGCGAAAGGGCTTTTACCACG is a window encoding:
- a CDS encoding mannose-1-phosphate guanylyltransferase → MPEKFVVIMAGGRGERFWPQSRLRRPKHLLPIVGEKPMLTQTVERLEGLVPMANVLIITNAEQRDAVIDVCPMLPADNVIAEPVGRDTAPAVGLAMELVRARDPEGVFAMLPADHVIHDGAGFRRVLGAAFEAAAKQSVLVTVGIEPQYPATGFGYVHKGEQYDELDGLPVFKVQRFVEKPDLETAKQYVESGEYYWNAGMFVWTVNTVDAAFAQHSPSLYASLEKVKTALAAKEPIDELLAREYPTFEKISIDFALMEKADNVVTLPSAFDWDDVGAWPAIARHHDKDAAENVIKGDGWVEQGSGNIVLSENGDGHLLALVGVDDMIVVRTKDATLVCPKDKAQEIKKLVKQLGADATWQKLM
- the ruvX gene encoding Holliday junction resolvase RuvX — protein: MNYLGIDYGEKRIGLSTGDGDVRLAVPIPAAVEPTREARLAHIGREIQQRRIGELVVGYPFNMDGSVGFKAKEVDAFIAELEAKFGLPVHRTDERLTSQAAESQMRTNKPQKSRSKKSVKAKQQERRSGNLDSRAAALILQDFLDGGQPVLLPSDE
- a CDS encoding sodium:solute symporter family transporter, whose protein sequence is MSAWLSRGQHNRKDYYLGGNSSGPLAIALSTMATQCSTNSLLGVPAFVAFNGGLVWLQYELGVPFAMIGLMLLIMPALRSLNLISVYQYVEDRFDLRARLLLSGLFLILRAFATGVTIFGVGLMIARVLQVDFLMAVLILMAATIIYDFLGGMKAVIWSDVIQIVLIFGSVIAAVVVAVNINGGIGDTLAIFPPERKQAIDFSGTGLGDGQTFAFWPMLLGGFFLYLAYYGCDQTQAQRSLATRSVGDTNKALFIGGLLRFPLVVTYCLLGVAIGSFAAYHPEFLEQLKINPDKPGEPDLNLAVPVFILHQFPTGLIGLVLVGVLGAAMSSLDSTLNSMSAVTMQDFIHRLTPRQLSDKQELILSKLTTVLWGVACLAFSFVVGGISDTVVESVNKIGSLLNGPLLALFTMGLLTKFIGARAAVVGLIAGLVSNGLLWKFAEDVSWLWWNVFGFVVAWVIASLFAMIDRQKPNEYTRQQNFRLELSSKTKRQVAILAIYGVLIGVGLSLV
- the moeB gene encoding molybdopterin-synthase adenylyltransferase MoeB; translation: MSLTPEQISRYSRHVRLPQVGLEGQEKLAKARVLIVGLGGLGSPASLYLAAAGIGTLGLAEFDAVEPHNLQRQILHGDADSGRSKLESGMESLRAINPGIQLIPHPEGVQADNAVDLFSQYDVIVDGTDNFPTRYLNNDAAFFAGKPLVYGSVFQFEGQVSLFEPRAGGPCYRCLFPQMPEPGTVPNCEEAGVFGALCGVIGSYQAMEAIKRIVGIGESLQGRLLVVDSLAQRHRTLKLKPDPQCPLCGEAPAITEIKADTYEWSCAEPETPAEESPMEVTVQDAHSLLQHENPPALLDVREDFEVAICKIDGARVIPLGELPERYTELDAKQPLLVYCHHGMRSLKAAHFLRSKGVETATSIAGGIDAWAREIEPGIARY